The Pedosphaera parvula Ellin514 genomic sequence CGATTATTTCTTAACCCGCAACCCGCAACACCGGACCATGAAATCCCTCACCTCTCCCGTAACCACCCAGCGCGATGCCACCCAAAGCGGCTGGTGCGAGCTCTACGATTTCTATTTAAAGAGCACCATCACCACACCCTTTGGCCCCACCAGCGTTCTGCGCCTCACAAGCAATCCCGCCGGCCTGAGTTTCTTCACGCCGAAAGTTTCTCCCGAATCCCCGGCCACCCGGGGCAACGCGCAAAACTACAGCTTTTGGCCGCTCAAACGTCAAATTATCAAAGGCTCCAACAAATTCACCAACGACAAGCTCGCCATCGCCGCCAGCAATGTTTCCCAGTGAATGGGCACAAATGCTGGCCGATGTGGATTGGGAAGCGGTTCCCGTCGTGATCCGCAAGGTGAGCACCACTGTCAGCAATCCCACTGCCGACGATTGCGCCATCATTTTCTCAGGCTCGATTGATTCCGTGAAAGTCACCAACGCATTATTGACGTTCACCGTCAGCAATGATTTCGGCACTTTCAACGTCCTCGCCCCTCGTGAGAACATGCACGCCAACTGCCGGTTCAACTGGGGCGATGATCAATGCACCATGATCCGATTTCTTTCCCCCAATTATAAAACCAAAACGGTTGGCTCCGGATCGACCACCGCAAATGTCAAAAGTTCCGGCCTTACCGAGGACACCGGCACCTCCGGCAGCTATGGCACCGATCTGGTGGCCGCTCGCCCGGACGCTTCGTTTACTGCCTCATCATTTGATACCGCCTGGGCGGGCGTCCCTGTTGATTGGACGATCTTTCCTGCCACTCCCTTTAATACGGCATTTTCCTATTTTGGCTTCTCCAGCGGCAGCCATTCCTTGGGAGTCGGCCAACAGGTAAAGTTCAATATCACCGGAGTACCTGGCGATGGCTCGGCGATGCCGGGCGGTCTGACGGCCAATGTTTACTACTATGTTGTGAAAACTCAATATGGCTATTACCAGATTTCAGCTACCTCGGGAGGAACTGCCATACTGGTCAGCAGCACCGGTAACCTGGTCACTGCCACGGCTCAAAGCGGCTTCGGCCCCGAACAGGTAAAGTCTGGCAATCCCGGATTCTGGCGGCTCTCGCCCGCGGCCGGCGATTGGGGCGCCAACATCCAGGGTTACTGGCAGCTTCCGGACACCATGAACGGGCGCAGAAGTCCTTTGCTCACGCCTTACATCCAGATTGATTTCGGCACCACACCAGTTTCGCCCAAATTGTGGCAGCTTCAAGGCCGTAGTGATTCAGATCGCGAGGAACTGCCGCGCCTCATCTTCTTTTATTCCAACAGCTCCAGTGACTTCAGCACTGGCGCCGTCTTCGAAGGCTACTTTGAAATGCCACCCGGCATTGGTCAGCTCTATGACGTGCTCCTGCCCATTGCCAGCACCGCCCGTTACTGGCGGATTTGCGTGCGCACTCGCTGGTCGGACACGCAACGTTTCTCACTCTTCAAGCAGGTTTCCGCCTACGCCGGTTCACGCCACTATTGGCAGGACGGCCAGATCACTTTTGCCGGCAACACCACCACCGCCGGCCTGCGTAATGTCAGCCGGGCAGTGCGTGAGAGCTACCTGGGTGAACTCATCTGCGCGCCGTTGCCCATCGCTCCGGTGAGTGGCGATACCTTCATCATCGAACGCGGCTGTGCCCGAACATTCAACGCCTGTGCCGCGCGCGGCAACTGGGAAAACTTCGGCGGCTTCGACTCCATGCCCTTTGAAACCGTCATTCGCTAACCACAAATGCACTCAGATGCACACGGATAAAAACAAAAGCGACTGCAAGATCACGCGACCGTATGTTGTCCACCCTTCAGGGTGTCCCGGTCCCATCTGTGTTCATCCGCGTCCATCTGCGGTTAAAAAAATTTATGCAACTCATCGACAAAACCTATTGCGGCCTTCCCTGGAAGGATGGCGGGCGCTCACGTTCCGGCCTCGATTGCGCCGGCCTCGCCCAGCTCTGGCTCACGGAACAAATGGGCCTCAACTTCACCGTGCCACCCACCGGCCCGGAACCGGATGCGGAAAAGCTGTTTAATCCCATTTATAAAGCGGGTGCCTTGGAACGCGGTGACGTCGTTTTTTTCCGTGTCGGCAAATCGGGCCGGGTCTGCCACGTGGCCACTTACCTGGGAGACAATCGTTACCTGCATATCTTGAAGGGCTCGGTTTCACGCATGGAGACTGGCACCACCCTTATGGAGCGAATCGGATTGAAAGTTGCCGGTGCCATCAGCGCCAGGGATGCCGAAACTCTCTGTCTGGCTTTACGAGATAAACATTTGGGTGACCCTATCGACTGGGTAATAGTCGCGTTGTTGGTGATCTCCATAGCACTTTCAGCAGCTTCCGCCTTTTTGTTGCGTCCCAAGCTCGGCCAGCTCCGCAACCAAACCGGCCGTTATGGTTTCGATTCTCTCTTCACTCAATCCACCAGCGAGCTGCCCTTGCCTGATGTCCTCGGCGCGGTCACCATTGCCGGCAATTCTCCCTTCCAGTCACTGATCGATAAAAGCCAGACTCCGACTGATACCACGCAGCAAAAAGCCAACAAGGTGGTGGTCCTCTGCTCGGGGCCGATTGAAGATATCACGGCCAATGGTGTCGTGGCCAAGATCAACGGCTTGCAATACAACAATCCTTTCTTCTACAAAGCCAATCCGGATCGTGGATTATACCAGAACCCGATTCAGGACAAAACCAATGCTGTCAGCGGCACGATTGGCGCAGATCTCAATCGCCCCAGCTTCACCAACTATTTCGGGCAACATGACATCGCCATCGCTCACGATGTGCGCGCCCATTTCGACCGTGGATTCCCGGTCTATGGCTTCTCCGGTTCCGCTTACATGGTGTTTCGCCTCATTGATTCCACCAAGTTCCCCAGCTTCAATTTGAATGTCACCGTCAAAGGCAGGCAGTTTCGAAAATTTGACGCCAATGGTTTCACGGTCACCACAGTTACCGGCGAATCTCTCACCGGCGCTGATGGCAGCAAAGTGCGTTTCAAGCTCGCCCATTGGGACATCAAGGATGTGAGCAATTTGACGGTGAACGGCACCGCTTACAGCCAGATCAGCGCCACCAGCCAGACCGGCAATGTTTATCAGTTGAACAAAACCAAGGGCTTCGTGGAATTCATCACCGCCCCGGCCAGCTCCGCCACCATCAGCATCACCTACACCTGTTACCCGCGTGTCTGGTCTGCGAACCCGGCCGTCCATCTCGTTTATCTGCTCACGGAAAAACTGCGTGGCAAAGGCTTTGATGAATCGAAAATCAACTGGCCCGCTGCGGATGCCCTGCAGGATTATTGCGATGCCTCCGTTACCTGGGTCAATTCCAGCGGCACCTATACCAGGCCACGCTACCAATGCAATTACATCCTCGATTCCAAAAAGCCTATCCAGGATCACATCCGCGCCGTGTTGGATTCCTGCTATGCTTATCTCTTTCTCGGCCAGGGCAAATTCGTCATGAAAGCCCGCAAGGCGGAAACCAGCGTCATGGACTTCGACGAATCCAACATCCTTGCCGACAGCTTCAGCAGCGAGAAGATTGACCGTTCAGGCCGCTGCAACCGCATCCACGTCTTCTTCCACAGCGCCGATACTCTCAACGCCGAAACCGAAATCATCCGCGATGATATCAATGACCAGCAGTCTCGCGCCGATAGAGTGGGGGACAACGGTATCGTCGAAGAAACCCTCCGCGTCCCGGCTGTCACCGACCAACCCCAGGCCGAACGTTTCGGTGAACAAATCCTGCGCGAAGAAGTAAACACCCGCTGGACCTGCGAATTCAAAACCAACATCAAAGGCCTCGCCCTCGAACCCGGCGACGTCATCACCGTCACCCACAGCAGCCAACCCGCCTGGAATCAGAAATTATTCCGCATCGAAGAATTCACCTACGACGACCAGGACCGCTGCACCCTCAGCTGCTCCGAATACTTCGACGGCGCCTACATCTAACCATGGTAGCCATTCCAACCAACCATCAATCCCTCACGCCAACTCGCGTACGCGACCCACGATTCCAATTCAATCCGCGACCATCAATATGGCGTAGGAGTCGAGGTAACGAGACTCAAATCTTCCTTCCGCGATCCCATCCGCGTACGCGGTCCAAGATGCAAGTCCTCGCGCCAGCCATCAATTATCGGGTAGGGAACGCGCTGCGCCGCTTCCGTGACCTCCCTCGCGCTCCAATCCAATTCATCGTGCTTACCGCGTAGGCGATCTGCGATGCAGGCTTTCCAGGTAGGGCCCGGTGCCAGTCTGGAAGGACCCGGAATTCTAACCCCGTCGGTAGTTGTGCTCAGCCCATCGAGCTTATCCGCGGACGCGGTCCATCATACAATCCCACCGCCAGGCAACAATACTCTGCGTTGGTAGATATGTTGCTGCGCGATCCAGTATTAGTCGGTGGGTGCGTGAGTTTCCTCTCCAGCGCGATCGCCATTTTCATTGTATTGATTGGAACTACATAAATGCAGGTATATGCCCAGAGGCTTGTGCAACGCCGTGTGGTCATATGCCCATCCAAACGGTTTGTAAAACGCGATTACCGGTTCACAGTTTGTGATACTTAAAACACCTCTTCCGTCCAACATAGCGATAGGTCCGGCGCTTAAAAAATAAATAAAAAGTGTGGCGAACGGCCACCAAATAAAGCGCCTCCAGCCAAATATTCGTTTACTGAAGGCAGGGGCTTTATGCTCATGTTCACTCCCCTTCGACATCAAAGAACCCGCCTCAACCTTGTTCATATTTCGGAGGATGAATCTCTCCTTCCGCAAAATAAAGCTGAAATTCCAATCAAGCGATTGCTTCTTTCTTCTGCGTCCCGGCAAAGATGCGCAGGACTGCCAATGCCACTGTCGCAAAGGACCAGAGGACGATGCTTTCGTAGGAGAACCAGTGCTCGCCGAGCTTTTCTGCATCCATATTGAAGTGATAGTGTTGAAACTCGCGCGTGAGAAAGAACCAGCCAAGTCCGCCACCGAAAAGGAAACCAAAAATGGCTAGCCCAAATAGCACAATGACAGCAGGTAGACGCGGCATGCGGAAGTATGTGAACGTAGTCACACCAACGAGAATCACCACGCCTAACAGCAGCAGGAACGGCAGCCGAACCGGCGGCCACAATGTATTGGTCAAAACGGAAGACCAGGATACCGGTACTGTATAGTTTGAGGTCGTTCCAGTTATTGAGGCCGCTTGAAACAGAAGGGTGCCCAAAACGAGGACGAGTGTGGAGAAGCCAATCATGGCCAGTGAGGCGAAGCGAATGAATGAGCTCAGTGTGCGCATGCTGGTTAGATGTTTTGATGCTGGATTAAAGTCTTCCTTTCCATAAACCAAACGGAACAAAAATCGGAAACAGTCTTTCAGGTCGCTCGCTAAAAATAGTGAGGCTTAAGGAGTCACCTTTCAAGCCATTCGTTATTTCTTTTTTGGAGAAAAGGGTCGAACCAGGGTCGGTCCAATTTGTTTACACACATCAGCCCAATCGGCTCTTGCATGATGCTCTCTTGAAACATCATCCAATTCCATCCTTAAACCGCGCTTCATCGGCTCACAAATGACCTGCCATCAAATTTCCCGATTTTCCCGTTTCTGCCATTTATTCTTTCCCGATCTGCCATTTTTTGCGCCTTTATACAGCCGCTATTTGAACATCTGCTCGTTTAGCATCGTCGTTACTCCGTAACTATTATCCGCACCGTAAGTCCTCTTTTCGAAACGGAAACCAATACGCACCTTCTGAAAACTTCACGTATCCGCTTGGGCGTTCGATTTCCTCCCAAAGATGCTGATCGAGAACCAAGCCCCCAAAAGGCTCATGGGCCGGCCCCTTCGCTTCTACCAACTCAGAATATGTATCAAATGGTATCACCTCGAAGCCCACAACTGCATAGCGGAAGGCGGGAGCAGTCTTAAGACGTTCATATAGGCCTTCAACAACCTCAAATACCTGATTTTGTGATTTAATGACATTATCTTCCCTCCCGGTTTGACTTACGCCAGAGGGTACCACAATACACCACCAGTTGCCTTCGCTATCTTGCCAAACTTCAAATTGACACACGGTCGATAGTTCTTTGCTTGCTGCCAACAGAACTATCCGGAAACCATCAAAATGATTTCCGAAGACCTCTGCCGCCTCCCTTTCTGAACCGCATTCAGCGGCGAGTTCGAAGAAGTATGCCATATTCCTGCTATTGTGACCCCTTTTCCAAAAAGGTCGGGTTGCAACGGATTAAAGAGGTCGTAAAAGATCGGACCAAATTAATTATACTCATAATCAGGCCTCTTCGACGTGAGGGGAAACCACCTCAACCTTGTTCATATTGCGAAGAATGAATCTCTCCTGCCGCCAGGTAAAGCTGAAACTTCAATTCCTCTTTAGCCACTGCCCCAACTCGCGTACGCGACCCACCACTCTAATCCAATCCGCGACCATCCAATCTCGCGTAGCAGGTAATTTGAAAAGCGGACGACCTGAGTTTCTGGTAGCATTGGGTTGTTGTTCAAAAACAAACCGGCTGCACCATCAACCCCAAAAATCGTCCGCTTATGAAAACAGAGAACGAGAAAAGCATAGCGTGGCTGGGCCTGGATGCCCATGCCCATTTTTGTGTTTTGGCCTGGATGGATGACGCAGGTGAGCGCCGCGCTCACTGGCGCTTTCCCACCACCGAAAGCGAGTTGTGCCAACACTTGAAGGCCATTCCTGCCACCACCCGACAGCTGGCCCTGGAGGAATGCGGGCTTGGCCGCTGGCTGGCCCAGGTGGCCCGGCCGCACGTCGCCGAGGTCCTCGTGTGTGATCCGCGCCAAAACCACCTCATCAGCCGCCACCACCACAAGTGCGATGAGGAGGACAGCTACACGCTGGCCCGCGAGGTAACGCGACTCAAATTTCCCTCTACGATCCCACCCGCGTACGCGGTCAACGACGCAAATAATTTCCGCCAGGCACGTTCACTCCCGCAGCGACTCAACGTAAGTTGGTTCTAACATCAGCTTTTCATAAACCATTCCAATACGTGAACCGGAGATTGCGTATTAATAATCAGTCGGTAATAAATGTCTCCTCACATGGACAAAGCAAAACGCAAACAACTCATCGAGATCGCAAAATCTCGTGGCTATACCGACATGGCTCCTCCGCGTGTTCTCGTCACGCGTCAGGAGTTTTTCGATGGCAATGACGATGACGGCTCCATCGGCTGCAACTTGATTGAACATCCCGGTATCGCCACGTTCGACGCTGCCTTCAGACAGGTCGAGGAGATGGATCGAGTCGCTGGTGTGTATCTGGCCATCACCGAGATTGACGAAACCTATGACGGCATCTGGCCCTTCACCGACACAGCCCTAATAGTCACCCGGCTACCGGCGGCAGTTTTTGAACCATTATTCCGCCCATTGCAACCAGACGAGATTGCTTCTTCTGATGAGTCCTTCGCAAATCCGCCTGAGATTCCGGCAGGCTATCAGCTAATTCGTGCCTGGTGGGACTGAGTGGATGGTAGTGGCGATCTTCCAACACAGCCCCATACCCCATTGCACAACTAAAACCTTCAACTACATTCGTTTAGACTTGGCTGCCCGGGTTTTTGGCTCAGCACAAGAAATGCTTAAATAAAATTGCGAATCAAGATCGCCAGATGTCCCCAATTGGGACAATGACATTTTAATGGCAACCTAAGAGAGTTGACAGCACATTGGAAGCTGTGGTTATGTTAAAACCGAATAAGAGCTCAGGAACGCATATAGACGGCGCGAAAACCAGAATGGATGTTATGGCTAAAAACACCAAAAGCACCACGGTCATACTAAAAGTGTCCTCCACACCACCTTCCAAGGTGCCCGCACTCATTTCGCGTGGAGTCAATGCGCGGTTCCGGTTCTCCTCTGCGCTCGCCACTCCGGCGAACATCAAGCGTTCGCTCGATAACACTTTCCACATCGGAGCTGCCAAAGTCGTTCCAGCAGCCTGATACCTTTAGGCTGGAATGGGGATTTTTAGCGACGATACTGCTGAGGACATCAGTTCACTTCAGCATATAGCTCAGGCATCGGTAAACTTCTATAATTCCACACACTCCAAGCACAGTCATGCCGTGGAAGTTGATGCAGTTGAAGTGAAGGGGGATTTTGACCACATCAGCACCGTCGGAGGACGCATCCTGCGCGAATACTTCACCTCTCCCACCGCCCTCCATCGCGTCGCTGTGCTGCTGATTCTCAGTAATGCTTTCCCGGTGTTCGGTCTTAAAAGAAAGGGAAGACCATTATTAAGCCTGAACGAGCGAAAAGCTTTCCTATCCCAATTCACCTGCCTGTTCGTCCAAGCCGCGCTTTCGACCATGACCCTGGAATCAGAAGGCCAATCCTATTCCCTAAAATGGAACGGATTTCCCAACGACGAGTTTCGCGATCAATTCCTCACCTACCTCGAATGGATTGACCCCGCAAAAGTCGAAATCAAGGCCAATCAGGAGAAGGTGCAAAAAGACCACACCAAAATTCTCGCTCACCTAGTCCTCGGTGCCGCGATGATGCTTCCCTACTGCGTCGTCCAACAACTCCAACCTCCGCCGCCAGATAATCAACTTTCATCCCACGGCAAACCACCACTCCTTCCAGGCGCTTAATCCCATGAAGGAAGAGAGCGAATACTTTGCCGCAAAAGCTGATTTGCCCGATTGGTTTGAATATCCACCGGGGTTCATAGTTTTGGTTAAACAAGGCATTGTGCATTTTGCACCATGGCGACTTGTAAACACTCAGTTTGCGTTAAATGTCTATCCGGCGCTTCGCGATAGATATAAAAGAGAGATTTTCCCGATTGCCCATCGCGGAGGAAGTGACGATGTTGTTTGTCTTGAAAAAGGCTGCGGCGAAACCGTGAAAATTATAAATGCATATACTTCCTCTGGACATGAAAACATGGAGGAATTCGACTCATTCTGGTCGTGGTTTCGGTATGCTATTGATGATATGATCGACTTTAACAGCTAACAATCCTGGCTGAGGACATCGGTTCGCTTCAGCACAGATTTGAACAAACGAGAGGCATCCCTGTCTCTTCAACGTGCAGTGACAGTGAATCAAGGTGTTCTCGGGTTACATTTATGGTCTTTCTCCATCGCATAGCACCGGCTTTTTGCGTCGTCCTGCTGACCGTCCAACTCAGGGGCGAAGACATCAAACCGGATTTCAACAAACTGGCGCCAGTGGCACTTTATCCATCGCTGATGGAAACCGCACGCACCAACAACATTCCCATCGAGGGAATGGATACACCAGACAACACGGACAATCTCAATCCAGGCGACTCGCTCACCGCCCTGATCACGCTGTTCGAAAAGGGCGGCCACAAAACACAAATGCTCCTCTATGTCGAGGTCGCCGCTCCGACCGCTGAGGAACAGGCACGTAAACCCGGTCCGCCGACGGTCTGTTATGTCGGCGCGGGAGACAAAATGGAGTTCACCAACGGCCTCACACCCGTGAACCTGCGCTTGCTCGGTCCTTTCGCAGAAACCACTGGCAGGAGCAAGCCGCCCAAATTTCAAGACAAGAAAGCGCACATCACCTTGAACAAGGGATTTCTCGCTCTCGGTCTGGATCAAGCCGGTACGGCGACCTGCCGAATAAAGGAAAACCATGTGCATGGCAACTTCCTCATGAGTGGGCGGCCATTTACCGAAGCCCAGGTTGCTGAGGGCAAAAAGGCCATGACTGCTTTGCAATTAAGTTTGCCCGAACAGCGCGCGATTGCCGGGGCGGACTTCGCACTCATGTCCTACGTTCAACTCGTCCAGGCAACGCCCGGGCTCGACACCCTTTTTGAAAAAGTCGTGAAACTGCCATCCATCTGGTCCATCGCGAGTCATCTGGGTGTAGACGTGAATCTAAAGATTGAAAGTCAATATGTGACCACCATGGACGCCTCAAAATGGAATCTGACGCCGCAGACACCGTGTTACGCTTATCCTCTCGCACTCCAGTTGAATGACCAACCGGCATTAATCACCACGCTGGTTGTGGCTCCGCCGCGACCACCGCTTCTAGGTTGCGCCGGAATCGTCGGCCTGCTCGCAGAAAAATCGGGTGACAAGGAAACCTATCTCACTTTGCGGATTATCAGCGCTCACAAGAAGCTCAGTCCTATTCGTTAACATGGAGCGGTTTTTTCCACCGCTGAATTCGGGATCAGTGTTTGCCTGGCTCAAATGAGAAGCTGGAATATGGGTTTGGTGCCACCTCGAACGGCTTGGTCTCAATATGTACTACACCGACTTCAGCAAACCCAGTACAACGCCAGCTATTCGAACTCCTTGCAAAGTGGTAGGAGTAGGTTGGGCCTTTACCTATATTTGCGCCACGCTCTACGGTTGCTGTTACCGAAACATCTCCATTGTCGCTAACCAGCATAACGAAAACGTGAGCCCTTATCGGTCTAAGTTTTTTTGGGAGCTGCTGAATCGTGCTCCAGGAGAAATCCGGAAAAGCCCTGTGCCATGCTTCGTGGCGCGCAAGTCGTTTCAATTGGTTCACATCTTCAGGCGCCAAGGTTCCAAAAACTTGAATAGGCATGTCCGGATCACTCGCGAAGTGCCATGCCACTCCGCCCAATAAGGCAACAACCAAACCAGCAATCACCAAGCCCTTTGGCCTTCTGATCACTTTCCATTTGCTGCAATGTCGATCACTGCCCATTCGTTATGCTATTCCGCTTACTTCTGAAAAAGCTTCACCACAAATCCGCCTGCCACCGCGCTCCACACGAGCAGCAGCACCAGAATCACCTTCAACACCGCCCCAAACCTGCACGGTT encodes the following:
- a CDS encoding phage BR0599 family protein — encoded protein: MFPSEWAQMLADVDWEAVPVVIRKVSTTVSNPTADDCAIIFSGSIDSVKVTNALLTFTVSNDFGTFNVLAPRENMHANCRFNWGDDQCTMIRFLSPNYKTKTVGSGSTTANVKSSGLTEDTGTSGSYGTDLVAARPDASFTASSFDTAWAGVPVDWTIFPATPFNTAFSYFGFSSGSHSLGVGQQVKFNITGVPGDGSAMPGGLTANVYYYVVKTQYGYYQISATSGGTAILVSSTGNLVTATAQSGFGPEQVKSGNPGFWRLSPAAGDWGANIQGYWQLPDTMNGRRSPLLTPYIQIDFGTTPVSPKLWQLQGRSDSDREELPRLIFFYSNSSSDFSTGAVFEGYFEMPPGIGQLYDVLLPIASTARYWRICVRTRWSDTQRFSLFKQVSAYAGSRHYWQDGQITFAGNTTTAGLRNVSRAVRESYLGELICAPLPIAPVSGDTFIIERGCARTFNACAARGNWENFGGFDSMPFETVIR
- a CDS encoding phage tail protein — translated: MQLIDKTYCGLPWKDGGRSRSGLDCAGLAQLWLTEQMGLNFTVPPTGPEPDAEKLFNPIYKAGALERGDVVFFRVGKSGRVCHVATYLGDNRYLHILKGSVSRMETGTTLMERIGLKVAGAISARDAETLCLALRDKHLGDPIDWVIVALLVISIALSAASAFLLRPKLGQLRNQTGRYGFDSLFTQSTSELPLPDVLGAVTIAGNSPFQSLIDKSQTPTDTTQQKANKVVVLCSGPIEDITANGVVAKINGLQYNNPFFYKANPDRGLYQNPIQDKTNAVSGTIGADLNRPSFTNYFGQHDIAIAHDVRAHFDRGFPVYGFSGSAYMVFRLIDSTKFPSFNLNVTVKGRQFRKFDANGFTVTTVTGESLTGADGSKVRFKLAHWDIKDVSNLTVNGTAYSQISATSQTGNVYQLNKTKGFVEFITAPASSATISITYTCYPRVWSANPAVHLVYLLTEKLRGKGFDESKINWPAADALQDYCDASVTWVNSSGTYTRPRYQCNYILDSKKPIQDHIRAVLDSCYAYLFLGQGKFVMKARKAETSVMDFDESNILADSFSSEKIDRSGRCNRIHVFFHSADTLNAETEIIRDDINDQQSRADRVGDNGIVEETLRVPAVTDQPQAERFGEQILREEVNTRWTCEFKTNIKGLALEPGDVITVTHSSQPAWNQKLFRIEEFTYDDQDRCTLSCSEYFDGAYI